The window AGGTGCCACTGGACGCCTCGGTCAAATGCCGCGTCAACGGGGAACTCCGGCAGGACTCCTCCCGCGAGCAGTTCATCTTCACCGTCCCGGAACTCATCGCGGAGATTACCAACTACGTCACGCTGCAACCGGGCGATGTGATTTCGACGGGCACCCCGGAGGGCGTCGGCCCGCTCTCTGACGGCGACACCGTCGAAATCGAAGTCGAGGGCGTCGGTACCTTGCGAAACGAGGTTTCGATTCCCTGATGTACTACTGGTTCCGCCCCTCGGTCCATTTCTGCGAGACGGCGGACGCCGAGCGGACGCTCTGCGGAACGGAGATAACCGGTATGTCGCCGACGATTCGGCCGGTTCCCGATGGCGCGGACTCGGAGAAGTTGTTCGCCGACCGCGAAGCCAACGTCTGTGGCAACTGTCTGCGAATCGTTACGGCCGAGGACTGACGCAGTCCCCGACGACTCAGAACGGGAGGCCGTATCGGCTGGCGACGCCGAGGAGGCCGGCCACGAGCAGCAGGCCAGCAGCGAAGACGGCCGCCGCGAGGTAGAAGGACCGAGCCGCGCGTGCGGGTTCGCGAATCTTCTTCTCGTCGACGCCGCGCTGGGCTTTCGCGCTCCCGATTTCGACGGCAGCAGCAAGGGCCAGCCACAGCGCCAGCATCGTCAACACGAGATGGCCGCCGCCGCTGCCGGTCAGGCTTTCGGCGGTATACAGCGTCCCCGCGAGGTGGCCGCCACTGATAAATAGCAACACGGCGCTGCCGCGGGTCACCCACTGGAGTTTTGAGACGATACTACCGAAGGCTTCCGGTGACACCTCGCCGTCCATCGCCAGCGGGAGCACCGACCAGACGGCGAACAGCACCGACCCGGTCCACAACGCTGCGAACGCGCTATGGATGATATACATCGCGGTATCCAGAACCATATCGGCTATCCGGCCGCCCACTTCTTATAAACCAGCCAAGCGGCAGGCCGCTACGTGCCCCGTCGCCCGTCCCCGACCCGTCGGTGGGGTTTTGCCCACCGGCCACCAGGCGTGGAATATGAACCTTCGCGAGGCCTTCGCCCCCGAGGGCATCGTCGCCGTCGTCGGCGCGGGCGGCAAGAAGTCGACGCTATACGCGCTCGCCGCCGAA of the Natronomonas halophila genome contains:
- a CDS encoding transporter — encoded protein: MVLDTAMYIIHSAFAALWTGSVLFAVWSVLPLAMDGEVSPEAFGSIVSKLQWVTRGSAVLLFISGGHLAGTLYTAESLTGSGGGHLVLTMLALWLALAAAVEIGSAKAQRGVDEKKIREPARAARSFYLAAAVFAAGLLLVAGLLGVASRYGLPF